A window of Rhododendron vialii isolate Sample 1 chromosome 13a, ASM3025357v1 contains these coding sequences:
- the LOC131313545 gene encoding DAG protein, chloroplastic — MATLNLSLLPKTLRTPLSTSTLPLAAAPSRSASTVHLNPTTPRGSLVLLRAAVDGNRTAKQRSSGSNEPGDTIMLPGCDFNHWLIIMEFPQDPAPTRDQMIQTYLDTLATVLGSMEEAKKNMYAFSTTTYTGFQCTVSEETSEKFKELPGVLWVLPDSYIDVKNEDYGGDKYINGEIIPSTYPTYQPNQPKSRSKYESKRFVRKRDGSAADQGKPRREANSSESTP; from the exons ATGGCGACTCTtaacctctctctcctccccaaaACCCTAAGGACCCCACTCTCCACTTCAACCCTACCTCTGGCCGCCGCCCCATCTCGCTCCGCTAGCACCGTACACTTGAACCCCACTACTCCGCGTGGCAGTCTAGTACTACTCCGGGCCGCCGTCGATGGAAACCGCACCGCGAAGCAGAGGAGCAGCGGAAGCAACGAGCCCGGAGACACGATAATGCTGCCGGGGTGTGACTTCAACCACTGGCTCATAATCATGGAGTTCCCCCAGGACCCTGCTCCCACCAGGGACCAGATGATTCAGACCTACCTCGATACTCTCGCCACCGTCCTCGGAAG TATGGAAGAAGCAAAGAAGAACATGTATGCTTTTAGTACCACAACCTACACTGGATTCCAGTGCACTGTATCCGAAGAAACATCTGAGAAATTCAAAG AATTGCCTGGAGTTCTTTGGGTACTGCCCGACTCATATATAGATGTTAAAAACGAGGATTATGGAG GAGATAAGTACATCAATGGGGAAATAATACCTAGCACATATCCTACTTATCAACCAAACCAACCTAAAAGCCGATCGAAGTACGAGAGTAAAAGGTTTGTGAGAAAACGAGATGGCTCTGCTGCAGACCAAGGAAAACCAAGACGAGAGGCAAATTCTTCAGAGTCTACCCCTTGA